In the genome of Spirochaetae bacterium HGW-Spirochaetae-1, one region contains:
- a CDS encoding molybdenum cofactor guanylyltransferase, whose amino-acid sequence MTLSYGVKKKESVTMTDTNITRAYIIAGGRSSRFGRDKSLYEFNGKPMIMHVYDALSPVFQEISIIADEGDKYSIPGVKVYPDIIPGLGPIGGVYSALCNCENGRAFVVPCDMPFLNSSLIAYMASIPPQYDVIVPMLDGHYQPLHAIYSTSCIKPIKQLIDAGKGKLIDFYNNAEIRVIGEDEITFYDDPYKVFRNINYTDDLH is encoded by the coding sequence ATGACTCTTTCGTATGGTGTTAAAAAAAAGGAATCTGTTACCATGACTGATACTAATATTACCCGCGCCTATATTATCGCCGGCGGCAGGAGCAGCCGTTTCGGCAGGGACAAATCCCTCTATGAATTCAATGGAAAGCCCATGATCATGCATGTCTACGATGCCCTGTCCCCCGTATTCCAAGAGATATCCATCATCGCCGATGAAGGGGATAAATATTCAATTCCCGGCGTGAAAGTGTATCCCGACATCATTCCAGGTCTTGGCCCCATAGGCGGAGTATATTCCGCTCTATGCAATTGTGAAAACGGCAGGGCCTTTGTAGTTCCCTGCGACATGCCCTTTCTGAATTCTTCATTAATAGCCTACATGGCCTCTATCCCGCCACAATATGACGTGATAGTGCCCATGCTTGACGGACATTATCAGCCGCTTCATGCCATTTATTCAACTTCCTGCATCAAACCTATAAAACAGCTCATCGATGCCGGTAAAGGAAAACTCATTGATTTTTATAACAATGCCGAAATTCGTGTCATCGGTGAGGATGAGATCACATTTTATGACGATCCCTATAAGGTGTTCAGAAACATAAATTACACCGATGACCTGCATTAA
- a CDS encoding amidophosphoribosyltransferase → MELSENQFLSSDDGRPKEECGIFGIFGHPKAANLAYLGLYALQHRGQESAGIASSDGNHIVRYAGMGKVIDVFEPKHMDNLQGDRAIGHNRYSTTGSSYLRNAQPFRAESNLGPIVLAHNGNLSNAGTLRFELEQKGHIFQTTIDSEVIVHLMARSGIKDFLEALIHSLKQVKGAYSLLIMNREKIYAVRDPHGLRPLVLGKVQGAYCVASETCAFDIVDAEYLREIHPGELVELSSYGIKSYYPFEKQPESLCVFEYIYFSRPDSIIFGESVHEMRIQLGRMLARQAPVEADIVVPIPDSSVSAAIGYARESNIPYELAMIRSHYIGRTFIEPEQRIRDFGVKIKFNVVRSAVEGKKIVVVDDSIMRGTTMRKIIKMFRNAGAKEIHVRISSPPTRFPCFYGIDIPTRKELIAASHTIEEIRKYLRVDSIEYMTVETMLQAIDRPKMGFCTACFDSNYPSPLDDCAEENQKYLFEDMSCSEYY, encoded by the coding sequence ATGGAGTTATCCGAAAATCAATTTTTATCGTCAGACGACGGGAGACCAAAAGAGGAATGCGGCATTTTCGGCATCTTCGGTCATCCTAAAGCCGCAAATCTCGCATACCTGGGTCTTTACGCCCTTCAGCACCGGGGACAGGAATCGGCCGGCATTGCCTCATCGGACGGTAATCACATAGTCCGGTATGCCGGCATGGGCAAAGTCATAGACGTATTCGAACCGAAGCACATGGACAACCTGCAGGGTGACCGGGCCATCGGGCACAACAGGTACAGCACCACGGGATCATCCTATCTCAGGAACGCCCAGCCTTTTCGCGCCGAATCGAACCTTGGGCCCATTGTACTGGCGCATAACGGCAATCTATCCAATGCGGGAACTCTCCGCTTCGAGCTCGAACAAAAAGGACACATCTTCCAGACAACCATAGATTCAGAAGTCATCGTTCACCTCATGGCCCGCTCCGGCATAAAAGATTTCCTTGAAGCCCTCATTCACTCGCTGAAACAGGTAAAGGGCGCCTATTCCCTTCTCATAATGAATCGTGAAAAAATCTATGCCGTGCGGGATCCCCACGGACTTCGGCCATTGGTCCTGGGAAAAGTACAGGGCGCCTACTGCGTGGCCTCGGAGACCTGCGCCTTCGATATCGTCGATGCCGAGTACCTCCGCGAAATACATCCCGGCGAACTGGTGGAACTCTCCAGCTATGGCATCAAGTCCTACTATCCCTTTGAAAAACAGCCCGAATCGCTCTGCGTTTTCGAATATATCTACTTCTCACGGCCCGACAGCATCATATTCGGAGAATCGGTTCACGAGATGCGCATCCAGCTGGGCCGCATGCTGGCCCGGCAGGCTCCCGTGGAAGCCGACATAGTAGTACCCATACCGGACTCATCCGTATCGGCGGCCATCGGGTACGCCCGGGAATCGAACATTCCCTATGAGCTTGCAATGATACGGAGCCATTACATCGGCAGGACATTCATCGAGCCGGAACAGCGCATCCGTGACTTCGGCGTAAAAATTAAATTCAACGTGGTCCGCTCAGCCGTCGAAGGCAAAAAGATCGTTGTTGTCGACGACTCCATCATGCGCGGCACCACCATGCGGAAGATTATAAAAATGTTCCGCAATGCCGGCGCCAAGGAGATTCATGTACGCATATCATCACCGCCCACGCGCTTTCCCTGCTTCTACGGAATAGACATACCGACACGCAAGGAGCTCATCGCCGCATCGCACACCATCGAGGAGATACGGAAATATCTGCGCGTCGATTCCATCGAATACATGACCGTTGAAACCATGCTGCAGGCTATTGACCGTCCCAAAATGGGCTTCTGCACGGCCTGTTTCGACAGCAATTATCCTTCTCCCCTGGATGACTGCGCTGAAGAGAACCAGAAATATCTCTTCGAGGATATGAGTTGCAGCGAGTACTATTAG
- a CDS encoding transketolase, with protein sequence MAVGLTWNVYDANTMTQAEIYGRVLCALGETNEDIVGLSADLAKSTKIGEFAAKFPKRFFNAGIAEQNMFGMAAGLAKAGFMPFVSTMAVFTTMRAAEQVRTDICYQKLNVKIIATHGGISFGQAGTTHQCTEDIAITRSMANMTVIIPADGIECANAIKACIDRPGPVYIRIGRGFEPNCHTSDDYGFEIGKALEMHPGTDITLICCGVTVLQALEAARMLQKNDGISVRVINMHTIKPLDEDIIRKAVTETRRIITCEDHNIYGGLGSAVSEVIAEYGKSCVFTRVGIPDCFSIVGYPEDLYSHYKLDADGIMEKVREIMGRDFEDDDNWEDNF encoded by the coding sequence ATGGCGGTGGGATTGACGTGGAATGTCTATGACGCGAATACCATGACACAGGCAGAGATATATGGCAGGGTACTGTGTGCCCTGGGAGAGACAAATGAGGACATAGTCGGTCTTTCGGCAGACCTGGCGAAATCGACGAAGATCGGGGAATTCGCTGCAAAATTTCCTAAAAGGTTTTTCAACGCGGGGATAGCGGAACAAAACATGTTCGGTATGGCTGCAGGACTTGCGAAGGCGGGATTTATGCCCTTTGTGTCGACCATGGCGGTATTCACCACCATGAGGGCAGCGGAACAGGTCAGGACGGATATTTGTTATCAGAAACTCAATGTTAAAATCATCGCCACGCACGGGGGCATTTCCTTTGGTCAGGCCGGGACCACGCATCAGTGCACGGAAGACATCGCAATTACGCGATCTATGGCGAATATGACGGTCATCATACCGGCTGACGGTATCGAATGCGCCAACGCGATAAAGGCCTGCATCGACCGTCCCGGTCCAGTGTATATCCGTATCGGGCGGGGGTTTGAGCCAAATTGCCATACGAGTGATGATTATGGTTTTGAAATAGGAAAGGCCCTGGAGATGCATCCCGGGACGGATATTACGCTCATCTGCTGCGGAGTGACGGTGCTGCAGGCGCTGGAGGCTGCGCGGATGCTCCAGAAGAACGACGGCATCAGCGTTCGTGTGATCAATATGCATACTATCAAGCCCCTCGATGAGGACATCATTCGTAAGGCCGTGACGGAAACACGGAGAATTATCACCTGCGAGGACCATAACATTTACGGGGGACTGGGAAGCGCTGTTTCCGAAGTAATCGCCGAATACGGGAAGTCCTGCGTGTTTACGCGGGTTGGGATACCTGACTGCTTTTCTATCGTGGGATATCCGGAAGATCTTTATTCCCATTATAAACTGGACGCCGACGGAATTATGGAAAAGGTCAGGGAGATCATGGGCAGGGATTTCGAGGATGATGACAACTGGGAGGATAATTTCTGA
- a CDS encoding transketolase, whose product MPVTDEEIIKLRQHAKTLRMDTVDVTFWAGGAHIGGALSMVEIMILLYYRYMKIDPKNPDMPDRDRLILSKGHAGVGFAPLLARLGYFDFELLRDFNKFNSPFGMHLDGQKVKGVDVSTGSLGHGLSMAVGLALGARLRGKSWRTYCILGDGECNEGSVWEAAMAASHYKTTNLITFIDRNRLCVDGSTEEVMAVEPFADKWKSFGFIVKEVDGHSFRELSQAIEEAQAETGAPVVIIAHTVKGKGIGFMENDVRWHYGGLDSDKIVEAKQLIESSVIG is encoded by the coding sequence ATGCCAGTTACAGACGAAGAAATCATCAAGCTGCGACAGCACGCGAAAACGCTGAGGATGGATACGGTAGACGTGACATTCTGGGCCGGGGGCGCACATATAGGCGGCGCCCTCAGCATGGTCGAAATTATGATCCTGCTTTATTACAGGTATATGAAAATTGATCCAAAGAATCCCGATATGCCGGACCGGGACAGGCTGATACTGAGCAAGGGCCACGCCGGCGTAGGATTTGCCCCGCTTCTAGCGCGCCTCGGCTATTTCGATTTTGAATTGCTGAGAGACTTTAACAAGTTTAATTCGCCCTTCGGTATGCACCTTGATGGACAAAAGGTAAAAGGAGTCGATGTTTCAACCGGGTCCCTGGGCCACGGTCTGTCCATGGCCGTGGGATTGGCCCTGGGAGCGAGGCTGCGCGGCAAGTCATGGCGCACCTACTGCATTCTCGGTGACGGAGAATGTAATGAAGGGTCCGTATGGGAGGCAGCCATGGCGGCTTCCCACTATAAAACTACGAACCTGATCACTTTTATAGACAGAAACCGTCTTTGCGTGGACGGTTCGACTGAAGAGGTTATGGCCGTGGAGCCCTTTGCCGATAAATGGAAATCTTTTGGATTCATTGTAAAGGAAGTTGACGGACACAGTTTCAGGGAATTGTCGCAGGCAATCGAGGAGGCGCAGGCCGAGACCGGGGCTCCCGTGGTTATAATTGCGCATACCGTTAAAGGTAAGGGCATCGGTTTCATGGAAAACGACGTGCGCTGGCATTATGGCGGCCTCGATTCAGATAAAATAGTTGAGGCAAAACAGTTGATAGAAAGTTCCGTCATAGGTTGA